A stretch of bacterium HR17 DNA encodes these proteins:
- the htpX_2 gene encoding Protease HtpX: MALWARSLLVLGFLFGLLFAVVMVVAEVLQFGVAVTVALTAAVVALEFLLAPFLIDWTLRWLYRFDWVDPESVDPKMAEFLRRLCRAHNIPVPRFGLIADAHPNAFTYGHVPFNARLIITQGIIDMLDEDERNAVLAHEVGHIVHWDFVVMTVATAIPVILYVLYRTMTRVAARSRRKGAYLWVVAISAYLAYILAHYLTLLLSRVREYYADEFSALVTRNPNALATALAKIAYGLARMGTETEDIGDEQGKMETVRALGVFDPHAAHALALSVLGTSVTTTLSPTAVIKAMRWDLWNPWASVHELHSTHPLPAKRLKALERLAERLGQRPAFDFPERPPESYWDEFLADLLIASLPYATTLLGLIVAFTMAMNFQLSMVTLAGIVLVFLGLGYLGKTVFIHPSGTFAPKRVEELVGEVKVSGVRAIPCTVSGTIIGRGIPGFLLSADLVLQDETGYIVLVYRQPLWLLDWLFALFRVDSLIGRKVTAIGWYRRAPAPFVELLEVSVDDGTTHRCYLYAGKLVLGWLMVLVGIALCLLPFVL, translated from the coding sequence ATGGCGCTGTGGGCGCGGTCGTTGCTGGTATTGGGGTTTCTTTTTGGGTTGTTGTTTGCGGTCGTCATGGTCGTTGCGGAAGTGTTGCAATTCGGCGTGGCGGTAACAGTCGCACTGACAGCCGCTGTGGTTGCGCTGGAGTTCCTGTTAGCGCCGTTTCTCATTGACTGGACTTTGCGTTGGCTTTACCGCTTTGACTGGGTGGACCCTGAAAGCGTTGACCCGAAGATGGCGGAGTTTCTGCGCCGGCTCTGCCGTGCCCACAACATTCCCGTCCCGCGCTTCGGGCTCATCGCCGACGCCCATCCCAACGCTTTCACTTACGGACATGTTCCCTTTAACGCCCGTTTGATCATCACGCAAGGCATCATAGACATGTTGGACGAAGACGAGCGCAACGCTGTCTTGGCTCACGAGGTCGGGCACATCGTTCACTGGGATTTTGTCGTGATGACTGTCGCAACTGCCATCCCCGTCATCCTTTATGTGCTCTATCGGACAATGACACGCGTTGCTGCCCGTTCTCGGCGCAAAGGCGCTTATCTTTGGGTCGTCGCCATCTCTGCTTACCTCGCTTACATCCTTGCCCATTACCTCACGCTCTTGTTGTCGCGGGTGCGGGAATACTATGCCGACGAATTTTCTGCTCTCGTCACTCGCAACCCCAACGCGTTGGCGACGGCGTTGGCGAAAATTGCCTACGGGTTAGCCCGTATGGGCACGGAAACGGAGGACATCGGAGATGAGCAAGGCAAGATGGAAACGGTGCGAGCGTTGGGTGTTTTTGACCCGCATGCCGCTCACGCCCTTGCTCTCTCAGTCCTTGGCACTTCTGTCACGACAACTCTTTCGCCCACTGCAGTCATTAAAGCGATGCGATGGGATTTGTGGAACCCTTGGGCTTCAGTCCACGAGTTGCACTCTACCCACCCGCTTCCCGCAAAGCGATTGAAAGCGTTAGAGCGCCTCGCCGAGCGGTTGGGACAACGCCCCGCCTTTGATTTCCCCGAACGCCCACCCGAAAGTTACTGGGACGAGTTTCTCGCCGATTTGCTGATCGCATCCCTGCCTTATGCGACAACATTGTTGGGGCTCATAGTCGCTTTCACGATGGCGATGAATTTCCAACTTTCAATGGTGACCCTTGCTGGCATTGTGCTTGTCTTTCTCGGCTTGGGCTACTTGGGCAAAACCGTGTTCATACATCCGTCAGGCACTTTTGCGCCCAAACGCGTGGAAGAGTTGGTCGGTGAAGTGAAGGTCTCGGGTGTGCGGGCAATTCCATGCACTGTGAGCGGCACCATCATCGGACGGGGCATCCCTGGCTTTTTGCTGAGCGCTGATTTGGTGCTGCAAGACGAAACGGGTTACATCGTTTTGGTCTATCGGCAACCGCTATGGCTGCTTGACTGGCTGTTTGCCCTGTTCCGAGTGGATAGTCTCATCGGCAGGAAAGTGACCGCCATCGGTTGGTATCGGCGCGCCCCTGCTCCTTTTGTTGAGTTGCTTGAAGTGAGTGTGGACGACGGCACAACCCATCGTTGCTACCTGTATGCAGGCAAGTTAGTGCTGGGCTGGCTGATGGTGCTGGTCGGTATTGCCCTTTGCCTTCTGCCGTTTGTGTTGTGA
- the ltaA gene encoding putative glycolipid permease LtaA, which translates to MLQTYRNLWQREPMVRWLLVIALLADIAFGALVPFVNFYLTVELKAPERITGMAFSGYFAIEMLLKTPFGALSDRIGRKPVLLLGIGITATMATLMALTRTPHHFLLLFPLAGLGVAAFFPTIAALAADFAPEEQRGSMMGVLNLTYFLGMGISVPLGSLLHSLTATYRHAFYITVALLLLAGAFVLLRLPPGQVQRRHKPMGDRKAPWRLRRARLSAVSFPVLLLATIFAFTQFAISMLVPVLVPFARQVARQSGLSEGQIDFVMGAGIGVIAGALALGAVPLGQLSDRIGRDAAIRWALACGIVCFLLAPFTPHILLLGALGVLAGLAWLLAFPAVLALSSDIVTEQERGAAVGLVYGGQGVGAIFGSLVGGFLAEGVKGWQGRAWGLRAPFFGGAVAIFVALLLTFWLSRILAMRPAEVDDTEPELAAPNPFEE; encoded by the coding sequence ATGCTGCAAACTTACCGCAACTTGTGGCAACGGGAGCCAATGGTGCGTTGGTTGCTGGTGATCGCCCTGCTGGCGGACATTGCCTTCGGGGCGTTAGTGCCCTTTGTCAACTTCTACCTGACGGTGGAACTCAAGGCACCCGAGCGCATCACGGGCATGGCGTTCTCTGGCTACTTCGCTATTGAAATGCTGCTGAAGACGCCTTTCGGGGCGCTCAGCGACCGCATCGGGCGCAAGCCTGTCTTGCTGCTCGGCATCGGCATCACGGCGACGATGGCGACGCTGATGGCGCTGACCCGTACACCCCATCACTTCCTGTTGCTTTTCCCGCTAGCCGGCTTGGGCGTGGCAGCGTTTTTCCCGACCATCGCTGCGTTGGCAGCGGACTTTGCACCCGAAGAGCAACGCGGCAGCATGATGGGGGTGTTGAACCTGACCTACTTTTTGGGCATGGGCATCAGCGTCCCTCTCGGCTCCTTGCTGCATAGCCTTACAGCGACCTACCGCCACGCCTTTTACATCACGGTGGCGTTGCTTTTGCTGGCAGGGGCGTTCGTCTTACTGCGGTTACCGCCCGGGCAGGTGCAAAGGCGGCACAAACCGATGGGTGACCGCAAGGCACCTTGGCGGCTGCGTCGGGCGCGATTGTCCGCTGTGTCGTTTCCGGTGCTGTTGTTGGCGACAATCTTCGCTTTCACTCAGTTTGCCATTTCCATGCTGGTGCCTGTGTTAGTCCCTTTTGCCCGACAGGTGGCGCGCCAATCGGGTTTGAGCGAAGGGCAAATTGACTTCGTGATGGGCGCAGGAATCGGGGTCATCGCGGGCGCGTTAGCGTTGGGAGCGGTGCCGCTGGGGCAACTGTCTGACCGCATCGGGCGGGACGCTGCCATCCGTTGGGCGTTGGCGTGCGGTATCGTTTGCTTCTTGCTGGCGCCGTTCACCCCACACATCTTGCTTCTTGGCGCCTTAGGCGTCTTAGCCGGGTTGGCGTGGCTGTTGGCGTTCCCAGCCGTGCTGGCGCTGAGCAGCGACATCGTGACGGAGCAAGAGCGAGGGGCAGCGGTCGGGTTAGTGTATGGAGGGCAAGGCGTCGGCGCTATCTTCGGTTCCCTAGTCGGCGGCTTTTTGGCGGAAGGGGTGAAGGGGTGGCAGGGCAGGGCATGGGGGTTACGGGCACCGTTTTTCGGGGGCGCGGTAGCCATTTTCGTCGCCTTGCTGTTGACTTTCTGGCTGAGTCGCATTTTGGCGATGCGCCCCGCCGAAGTGGACGACACCGAACCGGAATTGGCGGCACCGAACCCATTTGAGGAGTGA
- the arnC gene encoding Undecaprenyl-phosphate 4-deoxy-4-formamido-L-arabinose transferase — MKIAVVIPAYNEATRLPRVLSAVTACSEVRQVVVVDDGSHDGTSQVAERFGVRVIRLHENRGKAGAVWVGLQEVAQPIVVLLDADLQGLTPQHIVDLARPVAERGVDMTLGIFRGGRLWTDLSHRIAPWVSGQRALPLRRVRELPDFSGLGYGLEAALNKFAKEHRWRVDTVVWRGVSHVMKEEKLGLWRALAARTHMYWEVSKGWLVSLNGRKPDRK, encoded by the coding sequence GTGAAAATCGCTGTCGTTATTCCCGCTTATAATGAGGCGACGCGGTTGCCAAGGGTGTTGAGTGCGGTGACGGCGTGCAGTGAGGTGCGGCAAGTCGTTGTCGTAGACGACGGCTCCCACGATGGAACATCTCAAGTCGCCGAACGGTTCGGCGTGAGGGTCATTCGGCTACATGAAAACCGGGGCAAAGCAGGCGCGGTCTGGGTAGGTTTGCAAGAGGTCGCTCAGCCCATCGTCGTGTTATTGGACGCTGACCTACAGGGGCTGACGCCTCAACACATCGTTGACTTGGCACGCCCTGTCGCAGAACGCGGGGTTGATATGACGCTCGGGATTTTTCGCGGGGGGCGTTTGTGGACAGATTTGTCGCATCGGATTGCCCCTTGGGTGAGCGGGCAACGCGCTTTGCCGCTAAGGCGGGTGCGGGAGTTGCCCGATTTTTCGGGGTTGGGCTATGGGCTAGAGGCCGCGTTGAACAAGTTCGCCAAAGAGCACCGATGGCGCGTGGACACTGTCGTGTGGCGCGGCGTCAGCCATGTCATGAAGGAGGAGAAACTGGGGCTGTGGCGCGCCCTTGCTGCCCGCACCCACATGTATTGGGAGGTGAGCAAAGGATGGCTCGTCAGCCTGAACGGACGCAAGCCCGACCGCAAGTGA
- a CDS encoding Aromatic dipeptide epimerase, protein MDLVIADVAWAPLQVPLHTPFVIAPETTQVTGNWWVRVQLSDGTEGWGEAAPSPALMGETMAMTEAALMDAKHALIGQPARWRPIAQRLAEILGAARAARAALEVALLDALAQRTATPLWQWFGGANDQLETDVTVPIMPVDAAKAFAAQCVAKGFRKLKLKLSGDRDADEARIVAVHEVAPDAALQLDANQAYTPTAAWQLLRGLERRGIVPTLFEQPVPKDDWDGMRWLTRKSPVPICADEMVVTASDALRLVRENAAHAVNIKLAKSGVAESLRIVAIAQAARLQLMVGAMVETELGLTAAAHLAAGVGGFAFVDLDTHLFLHNSPFVAGFEQHGAQLRLGRRAGLGVTLTERG, encoded by the coding sequence GTGGATTTGGTCATCGCAGATGTTGCGTGGGCGCCATTGCAAGTCCCGTTGCATACCCCGTTTGTTATCGCCCCAGAGACGACGCAAGTCACCGGCAATTGGTGGGTGCGGGTGCAACTCAGCGATGGCACGGAAGGATGGGGCGAAGCGGCGCCGTCTCCCGCCTTGATGGGCGAAACGATGGCAATGACAGAAGCCGCCCTCATGGACGCCAAACACGCCCTCATCGGTCAACCCGCAAGGTGGCGTCCCATCGCTCAACGGCTCGCCGAAATATTGGGCGCCGCCCGAGCAGCGCGTGCGGCTCTTGAGGTGGCGTTGTTGGACGCTTTAGCGCAACGCACCGCCACCCCCCTCTGGCAATGGTTCGGTGGAGCAAATGACCAACTGGAAACGGATGTGACGGTGCCCATTATGCCCGTTGATGCCGCCAAAGCTTTCGCTGCCCAATGCGTCGCCAAAGGGTTTCGCAAGTTGAAACTGAAACTCAGCGGCGATAGAGACGCCGATGAAGCCCGTATCGTCGCCGTGCACGAAGTGGCTCCCGATGCGGCACTGCAACTGGACGCCAATCAGGCTTATACGCCGACAGCTGCTTGGCAACTGCTGCGAGGCTTGGAACGGCGGGGCATTGTCCCGACGCTGTTTGAGCAACCTGTGCCCAAAGACGATTGGGATGGCATGCGTTGGCTGACGCGGAAATCGCCCGTGCCCATTTGCGCCGACGAGATGGTCGTCACTGCCAGCGACGCGTTGCGGCTCGTGCGAGAGAATGCCGCCCACGCCGTCAACATCAAACTCGCCAAAAGCGGTGTCGCTGAGAGTTTGCGCATCGTTGCCATCGCGCAAGCGGCACGGTTGCAACTGATGGTGGGGGCAATGGTGGAAACGGAATTGGGCTTGACCGCCGCCGCCCATTTGGCAGCGGGCGTCGGCGGTTTCGCCTTCGTGGACTTGGACACGCACCTGTTTTTGCATAATTCCCCCTTTGTCGCCGGCTTTGAGCAACATGGAGCGCAGTTGCGGTTGGGTCGGCGTGCGGGGCTGGGCGTGACGCTAACAGAACGGGGTTGA
- the srlD gene encoding Sorbitol-6-phosphate 2-dehydrogenase, whose product MPPLPSLWDDEKAAQLRSDLELLVYRSNLLGAEPAIVNWRGGNTSSKTLERDHLGRSVRVLWVKGSGSDLATCTAKDFAGLKLDEVLPLQQRERLTDEEMVDYLAHCVFKPGGPRQSVETLMHAFLPFAQVDHTHPDAILAFANAANGEELARRVFGNRIVWVPYVRPGFPLAKAVAQLVRDNPKAEAAILQKHGLVTWGETHKESYHNTLRIINEAQAAVDEALKGKKVFGGLKVQPVDKEKREQIMAALLPTLRGAVSRCKRVILHYDDSERVLQFASGHDAPRISMVGSACPDHLVHTKHYPVWIDCAPDKIDLAEIKRQIRDRSEEFARRYETYYRENAERTGTTEPMMDPYQRITLFPALGLVATGKDKFTARMSAEIFHRAIEVMKGASALDSYTSLSDAEAFAVEYWPLELYKLKLAPPERELARRVAVITGGAGGIGSAIAERLAEEGAHVVVADVDEPGAKKVAANIVAQHGEGRAIGVGVDVTDEGSVEALFRQTVLTYGGVDILVCSVGVALAKPVEETTVSDWRKLMDILALGYFLPAREAFRIMKEQGIGGAIVFVTSKNAIVASKGAAVYNAAKAAEAHLARSLAEEGGAHGIRVNCVAPDAVLESSKIWSSEWRQQRAKEYGIAPEQLEEFYRQRTVLKVNVYPRDVAEAVLWLVSDRSSKTTGCTVTVDGGVTAAYVR is encoded by the coding sequence ATGCCGCCGCTGCCGTCGCTGTGGGATGACGAGAAAGCGGCACAATTGCGAAGTGACCTTGAGTTGCTCGTTTACCGCTCCAACTTGCTGGGGGCAGAACCGGCGATTGTCAACTGGCGGGGTGGCAACACCAGCAGCAAAACCCTTGAGCGCGACCATTTGGGACGATCGGTGCGCGTCCTTTGGGTCAAAGGGAGCGGCTCCGACCTCGCGACTTGCACCGCCAAAGATTTCGCAGGGCTGAAACTGGACGAAGTGTTGCCCCTGCAACAACGGGAACGCCTGACCGACGAAGAGATGGTGGACTACCTTGCCCATTGCGTGTTCAAGCCAGGCGGTCCGCGCCAATCGGTGGAGACTTTGATGCACGCCTTTTTGCCCTTTGCGCAGGTGGATCACACCCACCCTGATGCCATTTTGGCGTTTGCCAATGCTGCCAACGGGGAAGAGTTGGCGCGGCGAGTCTTTGGCAACCGCATCGTTTGGGTGCCTTATGTGCGCCCGGGTTTTCCGCTGGCGAAAGCCGTCGCCCAATTGGTGCGGGACAACCCTAAAGCAGAAGCCGCTATCTTGCAAAAGCACGGGCTTGTCACTTGGGGCGAAACACACAAAGAGTCTTACCACAACACGCTCCGCATCATCAACGAAGCCCAAGCCGCCGTGGACGAGGCATTGAAGGGCAAAAAAGTGTTCGGTGGGCTAAAGGTGCAACCTGTGGATAAGGAGAAACGAGAGCAAATCATGGCGGCGTTGCTGCCGACGCTGCGCGGCGCGGTGAGCCGCTGCAAACGGGTCATCCTGCACTATGACGACAGCGAGCGCGTGCTGCAGTTCGCCAGCGGGCATGACGCCCCGCGCATCAGCATGGTCGGCTCCGCCTGCCCCGACCACCTCGTGCACACCAAGCACTACCCCGTTTGGATTGATTGCGCGCCTGACAAGATAGATCTGGCGGAAATCAAGCGGCAAATCCGTGACCGCAGCGAAGAATTTGCCCGCCGCTACGAAACCTACTACCGTGAAAACGCTGAGCGGACAGGCACGACGGAGCCGATGATGGACCCGTATCAGCGCATCACCTTGTTCCCTGCCCTTGGGCTGGTGGCGACGGGCAAAGACAAGTTCACCGCCCGCATGTCCGCCGAAATTTTCCATCGCGCCATTGAGGTCATGAAAGGCGCATCCGCACTGGACTCTTACACTTCGCTCAGCGATGCCGAAGCCTTCGCCGTTGAATACTGGCCGCTGGAACTTTACAAACTCAAACTTGCCCCGCCTGAACGGGAGTTGGCGCGACGGGTCGCCGTCATCACAGGGGGGGCAGGGGGCATCGGCAGCGCCATCGCCGAGCGGTTGGCAGAAGAAGGGGCGCATGTCGTCGTCGCCGATGTGGATGAGCCCGGGGCAAAAAAGGTCGCGGCGAACATCGTCGCCCAACACGGGGAAGGGCGCGCCATCGGTGTCGGCGTGGATGTGACCGATGAAGGCAGCGTGGAAGCACTGTTCCGCCAAACAGTGCTCACTTACGGCGGCGTGGATATTTTGGTGTGCAGTGTCGGCGTGGCGCTAGCGAAACCCGTTGAGGAAACGACGGTCAGTGACTGGCGCAAACTGATGGACATTTTGGCGCTCGGCTACTTTCTCCCTGCCCGCGAAGCCTTCCGCATCATGAAGGAACAAGGCATCGGCGGCGCCATCGTGTTCGTCACCAGCAAAAACGCGATAGTCGCCAGCAAAGGCGCAGCAGTCTACAACGCCGCCAAAGCCGCTGAAGCCCATCTCGCCCGCTCGTTGGCGGAGGAAGGTGGTGCCCATGGCATTCGGGTCAACTGCGTCGCGCCCGATGCCGTGCTGGAAAGCAGTAAAATTTGGTCGTCAGAATGGCGCCAGCAGCGGGCAAAAGAGTATGGCATCGCGCCCGAGCAACTGGAGGAGTTTTACCGCCAGCGGACAGTGCTGAAGGTCAATGTCTACCCTCGCGATGTCGCCGAAGCCGTGCTGTGGCTTGTGTCTGACCGTTCCAGCAAGACGACAGGCTGCACCGTCACTGTGGACGGCGGCGTGACCGCCGCGTATGTGCGCTGA
- the rmlA gene encoding Glucose-1-phosphate thymidylyltransferase, which produces MKGVVLAGGLGTRLYPLTKVTNKHLLPVYNKPMVLYPLEALVLAGVTDILLITGGEWATDFARLLADFKSLGIRNLYFAYQEKPLGIAHALSLAKSFVGDDKCVVFLGDNVIEGNIIRAKERFERMERGALVLLKEVPDPQNYGCPVLDEQGRIVRIVEKPKDPPSPYAVIGIYFYDAAVFDIVQQLTPSERGELEITDVNNAYAEEGLLAHEFLEGWWGDAGASIDAWLQVNNLVAQTGANKVKLGR; this is translated from the coding sequence ATGAAGGGCGTCGTATTGGCAGGCGGTTTGGGGACGCGCCTTTACCCGCTGACGAAGGTGACCAACAAGCACCTGCTGCCCGTGTATAACAAGCCGATGGTGCTGTATCCGCTGGAGGCGTTGGTGTTAGCGGGCGTCACCGATATCTTGCTCATCACAGGTGGCGAGTGGGCGACGGACTTCGCCCGGCTGCTGGCGGACTTCAAAAGTTTGGGCATCCGCAACCTCTACTTCGCCTATCAGGAGAAGCCGCTGGGTATCGCCCACGCTTTGAGCCTTGCTAAATCGTTTGTCGGTGACGACAAGTGCGTCGTGTTTTTGGGCGACAATGTGATTGAGGGCAACATCATCCGCGCCAAAGAGCGGTTTGAGCGAATGGAACGGGGTGCGCTGGTGCTGCTGAAGGAAGTGCCTGACCCGCAAAACTACGGCTGCCCCGTCTTGGACGAACAAGGACGCATCGTCCGCATCGTGGAAAAACCCAAAGACCCACCCAGCCCTTACGCCGTCATCGGCATCTACTTTTACGATGCAGCGGTCTTTGACATCGTGCAACAGTTGACGCCCAGCGAACGGGGCGAACTGGAAATCACCGATGTCAACAACGCCTACGCCGAGGAAGGGTTGTTAGCGCATGAGTTTTTGGAGGGTTGGTGGGGTGATGCCGGTGCAAGCATCGACGCGTGGCTGCAGGTCAACAACTTGGTCGCGCAAACGGGTGCCAACAAGGTGAAACTTGGACGGTGA
- the gchK gene encoding Globin-coupled histidine kinase → MSKSPKGTTLTEHLPQLVQAAKWVTVGKALPSIIHDLNNALNTMIGFADLWRTDTTLSDNLRADLSEIVQAGLHARELLTLLREAVKAPVNDLPLGLGKVMLPQVCDQALGLLATPVRRCRIQVVRDYHPQTPSVPSSRGTLLLLLLCLLHNACEALADNGGTLTLRTYGAQNMAVLEVEDNGQGLPPRLQRRLFEPFTTTKPTGTGLGLFLADHLVRQMQGQLALDSPKGEGTKAIVRLPAEDLSQRP, encoded by the coding sequence ATGAGCAAATCTCCCAAAGGGACGACGCTGACCGAACACTTGCCCCAACTGGTGCAAGCAGCGAAATGGGTAACGGTTGGCAAGGCACTCCCGAGTATCATTCACGACCTGAACAACGCGCTTAACACGATGATAGGTTTCGCCGATTTGTGGCGCACCGATACAACCTTGTCCGATAACTTGCGCGCGGATCTGAGCGAAATCGTCCAAGCAGGTTTGCACGCCCGCGAACTGCTCACCCTTCTACGCGAAGCGGTGAAAGCCCCTGTCAACGACCTCCCCTTGGGTTTAGGTAAAGTCATGTTGCCGCAGGTATGCGACCAAGCGCTTGGGTTGCTTGCCACGCCGGTGCGCCGTTGTCGCATCCAAGTCGTTCGGGATTACCATCCTCAAACCCCATCGGTGCCGAGTAGCAGAGGCACCTTGCTGTTGCTGCTGCTTTGCTTGTTGCACAATGCCTGCGAGGCATTGGCGGACAATGGCGGTACACTGACCCTGCGCACTTATGGGGCGCAGAATATGGCTGTTTTGGAAGTGGAGGACAATGGGCAGGGGCTTCCGCCTCGGCTACAAAGGCGGTTGTTTGAACCCTTCACGACGACCAAACCGACAGGAACGGGGCTGGGGCTGTTCTTAGCCGACCACCTGGTCCGCCAAATGCAGGGGCAATTGGCGCTGGACAGCCCAAAGGGGGAAGGCACAAAAGCCATCGTCCGCTTGCCCGCTGAGGACCTCTCTCAACGCCCTTGA
- the mec_2 gene encoding CysO-cysteine peptidase, with protein sequence MRLRKTAWEQLLAHAERCLPEEACGLLGGHDDIAEAFYPVTNALHSPTEFFMEPSEQLRAFKQMLRDGYELVAIFHSHPPAPPIPSRRDLEWAYDFEHRQPYYPGVKYLIVSLMDPDAPDARCYRLTDDGEFVEEPLSIVENSGDQGR encoded by the coding sequence ATGCGCCTTCGCAAAACGGCGTGGGAACAGTTGCTGGCACACGCAGAGAGGTGTTTGCCTGAGGAAGCCTGTGGGCTGTTGGGCGGGCACGACGATATCGCCGAAGCCTTCTATCCCGTAACCAACGCCCTGCACAGCCCGACGGAGTTTTTCATGGAGCCGTCGGAACAATTGCGCGCCTTCAAGCAGATGCTGCGGGACGGCTACGAGTTAGTCGCTATCTTTCACTCCCACCCGCCAGCGCCACCCATTCCGTCGCGGCGCGATTTGGAGTGGGCTTACGACTTTGAGCACCGGCAGCCTTATTACCCTGGCGTCAAGTACCTGATCGTCTCGCTCATGGACCCTGACGCCCCAGATGCACGGTGCTATCGGCTCACCGACGACGGTGAGTTCGTGGAGGAACCGTTGAGCATCGTTGAAAACAGTGGCGATCAAGGGCGTTGA
- the pstA_2 gene encoding Phosphate transport system permease protein PstA, whose translation MQADIASIERGTIRRRWEQWMERIFVGVAWFALLLVVSLLVTILADVLHDGWARLSWKFLTSFPSRRPEEAGILPAWVGTVYVMALTAAIAIPVGVGAAVYLEEFSRRNWFTRLVELNISNLAGVPAIIYGLLGLQVFVRWCRMGESVLAGACTLALMSLPVIIVAAREALRAVPNSIREAALALGATKWQAVRDHVLPLALPGILTGTILALSRAIGEAAPLVTLGALTFVAFLPKSPFDPFTVLPIQAYNWVSRPQPEFHQNAAAALIVLLVLLLLMNGTAIYLRNRYRQRWRL comes from the coding sequence ATGCAAGCGGATATCGCGTCAATTGAAAGGGGCACTATCCGCCGCCGATGGGAGCAATGGATGGAACGGATTTTCGTCGGTGTTGCGTGGTTTGCTTTGCTCCTGGTCGTCTCCCTGTTGGTCACCATCCTTGCCGATGTTTTGCACGACGGTTGGGCGCGGTTGAGTTGGAAGTTCCTCACGAGTTTTCCGTCCCGTCGCCCCGAAGAGGCAGGCATCCTCCCGGCGTGGGTCGGGACGGTATATGTCATGGCGCTGACCGCTGCTATTGCCATCCCTGTCGGGGTCGGCGCCGCCGTTTACCTTGAGGAGTTCTCGCGGCGCAACTGGTTCACGCGGTTGGTGGAACTCAATATTAGCAATTTGGCGGGTGTGCCTGCGATCATCTACGGCTTGCTGGGCTTGCAAGTGTTCGTCCGTTGGTGCCGGATGGGCGAAAGCGTGCTGGCGGGCGCGTGCACCTTAGCGTTGATGAGTTTGCCCGTCATCATCGTCGCGGCGCGGGAGGCGCTGCGAGCCGTCCCTAACTCCATTCGCGAAGCCGCGTTGGCGTTAGGGGCGACGAAGTGGCAGGCGGTACGCGACCATGTTTTGCCTTTGGCGCTGCCGGGCATTTTAACGGGCACCATCTTAGCGCTGTCGCGCGCCATCGGCGAAGCGGCGCCGCTGGTAACCCTTGGCGCCCTGACCTTCGTCGCTTTCCTGCCCAAATCGCCCTTTGACCCTTTCACTGTTTTACCCATTCAGGCTTACAATTGGGTCTCGCGCCCGCAACCCGAATTCCACCAAAACGCTGCTGCCGCCCTCATCGTGCTGTTGGTGCTGTTATTGCTGATGAACGGGACCGCCATCTACTTGCGTAACCGTTACCGCCAGCGGTGGCGGCTGTGA
- the pstC1 gene encoding Phosphate transport system permease protein PstC 1 has product MLQDRRWVHWQERIVVALLALCASVSIATTIAIVAALGWEAIGFFREVPLGRFLTEREWTPLFAVKKFGVLPLLCGTFLIAGIAMLLAVPLSLLIATYLAEYASPSTRRWLKPAIELLAGIPSVLYGYFALLFVTPLLQKFLPSLSGFNALSPGIVLAFMVLPTIASLSEDIVYAIPQSIREASLALGATKLQTTVRAVLPAAASGIVAACLLGFARAVGETMLVAIAAGQMPNLTLNPLEPVMTMTAYIVAVSLGDVPHGSLEYRTIFAVGLSLFAITLAFNLLGLLLRERFTRILRHL; this is encoded by the coding sequence ATGCTTCAGGACCGTCGATGGGTTCACTGGCAAGAGCGCATCGTCGTCGCTTTGCTGGCGCTGTGCGCTTCGGTGTCCATCGCCACAACCATCGCGATCGTAGCGGCGTTGGGTTGGGAAGCGATCGGGTTTTTTAGAGAGGTGCCGTTGGGGCGATTTTTAACGGAGCGAGAGTGGACACCCCTGTTCGCCGTCAAAAAGTTTGGTGTCCTGCCCCTTTTATGTGGCACCTTTCTGATCGCAGGCATTGCCATGCTGCTCGCTGTGCCGCTCTCGCTGCTGATCGCCACTTACTTGGCAGAGTATGCGTCACCATCTACCCGACGGTGGCTCAAGCCTGCGATAGAACTGCTTGCAGGCATTCCGTCGGTGCTTTACGGCTACTTTGCGCTGTTGTTTGTGACGCCGTTGCTGCAAAAATTTTTGCCGTCGCTCAGTGGCTTCAACGCCTTATCGCCGGGCATCGTGTTGGCGTTCATGGTGTTGCCGACAATTGCGTCGCTGAGCGAAGACATCGTCTACGCCATCCCGCAAAGCATTCGTGAAGCATCGTTGGCGTTGGGGGCGACGAAACTGCAGACGACCGTGCGGGCGGTGCTTCCTGCTGCTGCGTCGGGCATCGTTGCCGCTTGCCTTTTGGGTTTTGCCCGCGCTGTCGGCGAAACGATGTTGGTCGCCATCGCAGCGGGTCAAATGCCCAACCTAACTTTGAACCCCTTGGAGCCCGTGATGACGATGACGGCGTACATCGTCGCGGTGTCTTTAGGTGATGTGCCGCACGGTTCGCTAGAATATCGCACGATTTTCGCCGTCGGGTTGAGCCTTTTTGCGATCACCCTCGCGTTCAATCTGCTGGGCTTGCTGCTACGGGAACGGTTTACGCGGATTTTGCGTCATCTATGA